One window of Cryptobacterium curtum DSM 15641 genomic DNA carries:
- a CDS encoding S-ribosylhomocysteine lyase has product MDKIASFTVDHLTLEPGVYVSREDVDVETGAVVTTFDIRMTAPNREPVMDTAAVHCLEHLGATFMRNDAEWGSRIVYFGPMGCRTGFYLLVFGTVSSREIVGLLKRFCVFVRDFNGEVPGARPEECGNYHDSDLPQAQWWAQRFLDSTLEGIDADHLSYPV; this is encoded by the coding sequence ATGGATAAGATTGCAAGCTTTACTGTCGACCATCTTACACTCGAACCAGGTGTATATGTTTCACGCGAAGACGTTGATGTAGAAACTGGTGCAGTTGTAACGACGTTCGATATTCGCATGACAGCACCAAACCGAGAGCCCGTGATGGATACTGCTGCTGTGCATTGCCTCGAGCATCTGGGGGCAACATTCATGCGCAATGATGCCGAATGGGGAAGCCGAATAGTCTACTTTGGGCCTATGGGTTGTCGCACAGGGTTCTATCTCCTGGTATTCGGTACGGTTTCCTCACGTGAAATCGTTGGATTGCTAAAGCGTTTCTGTGTGTTTGTGCGTGACTTTAATGGCGAAGTGCCTGGTGCACGCCCTGAAGAATGCGGCAATTACCATGACAGCGACTTACCTCAAGCACAATGGTGGGCACAGCGGTTTCTTGATAGCACCCTTGAGGGTATTGATGCAGACCACCTATCCTATCCAGTGTAA